From Amycolatopsis sp. YIM 10, the proteins below share one genomic window:
- a CDS encoding MerR family transcriptional regulator yields MPPRRVKIGDAAAFAGSTPRAIRHYHEIGLLPEPERGADDRRRYGYEDMIRLLWIRKMADAGIALDDIRDAFTTDMASTEADSGDGIDGILERLEETLTEQEAELRRQRTAVRRMRTEGSRMGLLSDFVTDRLKRLPEGSLRQADLDSLLVTERIFGPLGAAVQATRFIVLATHPALRADSDRIDAAEEALDDSVAVDDPRVARVAAERHAFESALHAVIEESGLDKEDDALFDAWDTLHPATADDGEDEAGLGSGRREAGSMSAFEAIGKMPYDFSPARVRCMELAVELSAQDLPAT; encoded by the coding sequence GTGCCACCCCGCCGGGTCAAGATCGGTGACGCGGCGGCCTTCGCCGGCAGCACGCCACGGGCGATTCGCCATTACCACGAGATCGGCCTGCTCCCCGAGCCCGAGCGGGGCGCTGATGACCGCCGCCGCTACGGGTACGAGGACATGATCCGCCTGTTGTGGATTCGCAAGATGGCCGACGCCGGGATCGCCCTGGACGACATCCGTGACGCCTTCACCACCGACATGGCTTCCACCGAAGCGGACAGCGGAGACGGTATCGACGGCATCCTGGAGCGGCTGGAGGAAACCCTCACCGAGCAGGAGGCGGAATTGCGGCGGCAACGGACCGCCGTGCGGCGGATGCGCACCGAAGGCAGCCGGATGGGCCTGCTCTCCGACTTCGTCACCGACCGCCTCAAGCGCCTGCCCGAAGGCTCCCTGCGTCAGGCGGACCTGGACAGTCTGCTGGTCACCGAGCGGATCTTCGGCCCGCTCGGCGCGGCCGTCCAGGCCACCCGCTTCATCGTCCTGGCCACGCATCCCGCTCTGCGGGCGGATTCCGACCGCATCGATGCCGCCGAGGAGGCACTCGATGACAGCGTCGCCGTCGATGATCCACGGGTGGCTCGAGTGGCCGCCGAGCGGCACGCCTTCGAAAGCGCCCTGCACGCCGTAATCGAGGAGTCCGGCCTGGACAAGGAGGACGATGCCCTCTTCGACGCCTGGGACACCTTGCACCCTGCCACCGCCGATGACGGCGAGGACGAGGCCGGCCTCGGCTCCGGCAGGCGGGAGGCCGGCTCCATGAGCGCGTTCGAAGCCATCGGCAAGATGCCCTACGACTTCTCCCCGGCCCGCGTGCGCTGCATGGAGCTGGCCGTGGAGCTGTCCGCCCAGGACTTGCCGGCTACCTGA
- a CDS encoding maleylpyruvate isomerase N-terminal domain-containing protein, translating into MDTSAYLTAVVEQTSTLAEWVDGQDAAAPVPTCPKWTLADLVDHVGGTQRMVAVLVGEQLAEPSKAFAAYVPAPADSAQWRAWLTETAEKAKQAFEGVADDAPVWDPSGASAGVPFWSRRLFGEISVHRADAAASLDKQYELEPEQAVAATEDWLDTMTSRGYWENRKDFAEAMRGTGQTLHFHATDAPGEWLARREPDRVALERTHTKADVAVRGPAVELLLVLSRRRPLTAAQALEVHGDRALLDQWIDHMDWVTDA; encoded by the coding sequence ATGGACACGTCCGCGTATCTGACGGCTGTTGTCGAGCAGACGAGCACGCTCGCCGAGTGGGTGGACGGCCAGGACGCGGCGGCCCCGGTGCCGACGTGTCCGAAGTGGACACTGGCTGACCTGGTCGATCACGTCGGCGGAACGCAGCGCATGGTGGCGGTGCTGGTGGGCGAGCAGCTGGCCGAGCCGAGCAAGGCCTTCGCCGCCTACGTCCCGGCTCCGGCCGATTCGGCCCAGTGGCGCGCCTGGCTGACCGAAACCGCGGAGAAGGCGAAGCAGGCGTTCGAAGGCGTCGCCGACGACGCGCCGGTGTGGGATCCGTCGGGCGCCTCCGCGGGCGTGCCGTTCTGGTCGCGCCGGCTGTTCGGCGAGATCAGCGTGCATCGCGCGGACGCGGCCGCGTCGCTCGACAAGCAGTACGAGCTGGAGCCGGAGCAGGCCGTCGCGGCCACCGAGGACTGGCTGGACACGATGACCTCCCGCGGTTACTGGGAGAACCGGAAGGACTTCGCCGAGGCGATGCGCGGCACCGGCCAGACCCTGCACTTCCACGCCACCGACGCGCCGGGGGAGTGGCTGGCCCGCCGGGAACCGGACAGGGTCGCCCTGGAACGCACGCACACCAAGGCAGACGTCGCGGTGCGCGGCCCGGCCGTCGAACTCCTGCTCGTGCTCAGCAGGCGTCGCCCGCTGACCGCGGCCCAGGCACTGGAAGTGCACGGGGACCGCGCCCTGCTCGACCAGTGGATCGACCACATGGACTGGGTCACCGACGCCTAG
- a CDS encoding glutamate--cysteine ligase yields MSTMGVEEEFLLVDARTRAPVPIADEVRDAAGSPAVRRELRDTQIEVATGICHTAAELEDQLSAGRDLVARAAAEHGAIPMATGTPARTSPPPGESPGRAGLIDDRFRAVVTDYEACGCHVHIGLPERETAVAVINHVAPWLPTLLALSVNSPFHAGRDTGYASWRMVQQSRFPGSGVPPYFADLAAYERTVERLVDCGVLVDADMSFWLLRLSAKFPTVEFRTADTASTVGEALLQALLSRALVHRALNDLAAGREAEPCEPQIAAAAVWAAARYGLTGHGVDVRLGAPKPAELLVAELLVHLRAPLEEHGDWARVHKLVEWLHRNGTGAERQRS; encoded by the coding sequence ATGAGCACGATGGGCGTCGAGGAGGAGTTCCTGCTCGTCGACGCCCGTACCCGCGCCCCCGTCCCGATCGCCGACGAGGTGCGCGACGCGGCAGGAAGCCCGGCGGTCCGGCGCGAACTGCGCGACACCCAGATCGAGGTGGCCACCGGGATCTGCCACACCGCCGCCGAACTCGAAGACCAGCTTTCCGCCGGACGCGACCTCGTCGCACGGGCGGCCGCCGAGCACGGCGCGATCCCGATGGCGACCGGCACCCCCGCGCGAACCTCGCCCCCGCCCGGCGAATCCCCGGGCCGCGCCGGGCTCATCGACGACCGGTTCCGCGCCGTGGTCACCGACTACGAGGCCTGCGGCTGTCATGTCCACATCGGACTCCCCGAGCGTGAGACCGCGGTGGCCGTGATCAACCACGTCGCGCCGTGGCTGCCGACGTTGCTGGCGCTTTCGGTCAACTCCCCGTTCCACGCCGGTCGCGACACGGGGTACGCCAGCTGGCGCATGGTGCAGCAGTCCCGCTTCCCCGGTTCCGGCGTTCCGCCGTATTTCGCTGACCTCGCGGCCTACGAGCGGACGGTCGAGCGACTCGTGGACTGCGGCGTTCTCGTCGACGCGGACATGAGTTTCTGGCTGTTGCGGTTGTCCGCCAAGTTCCCCACCGTCGAGTTCCGGACGGCGGACACCGCGAGCACCGTCGGCGAGGCGCTGTTGCAGGCGTTGCTCTCCCGCGCGCTGGTGCACCGCGCGCTGAATGATCTGGCCGCCGGTCGTGAGGCCGAGCCGTGCGAGCCGCAGATCGCCGCCGCCGCGGTGTGGGCGGCGGCCAGGTACGGGCTGACCGGTCACGGCGTGGACGTCCGCCTCGGCGCCCCGAAACCCGCTGAACTGCTGGTCGCCGAACTGCTGGTGCACCTGCGCGCCCCGCTGGAGGAGCACGGTGACTGGGCGAGGGTGCACAAGCTCGTCGAATGGCTGCACCGCAACGGCACCGGCGCCGAGCGGCAGCGGAGCTGA
- a CDS encoding cutinase family protein, with product MKRISAFLAGVVATAGVVLAGAPAAQAQSCEGTYTIVVGGTGDNNSSAPYWGGNISQRVGYPAQPIGINARQGVNELNRLIRDHRNACQDQHVKAIGFSLGAAVVHTWVTENWETFDNVNAVLIADPKRAGGPGAPGAAAHPLVAPVAGFPLAGADNFFGDVPVLTLCTDDIICDANAASGLPGYLWEGKHGNYNFNVDTYSDDARGQWFNGVFYP from the coding sequence ATGAAGAGGATTTCCGCATTTCTCGCCGGGGTGGTCGCCACCGCCGGCGTGGTGCTCGCCGGTGCGCCGGCCGCGCAGGCCCAGTCCTGCGAGGGCACCTACACGATCGTGGTCGGCGGGACCGGGGACAACAACTCCAGCGCGCCCTACTGGGGCGGCAACATCAGCCAGCGCGTCGGCTACCCGGCCCAGCCGATCGGCATCAACGCCCGGCAGGGGGTGAACGAGCTGAACCGGCTGATCCGCGACCACCGCAACGCCTGCCAGGACCAGCACGTCAAGGCGATCGGCTTCTCGCTGGGCGCGGCCGTGGTGCACACCTGGGTCACCGAGAACTGGGAGACCTTCGACAACGTCAACGCGGTGCTGATCGCCGACCCGAAGCGGGCCGGTGGCCCCGGGGCGCCGGGTGCCGCCGCGCACCCGCTGGTCGCGCCGGTGGCCGGGTTCCCGCTCGCGGGCGCCGACAACTTCTTCGGCGACGTCCCGGTGCTGACCCTGTGCACCGACGACATCATCTGCGACGCCAACGCGGCCTCCGGCCTGCCGGGCTACCTGTGGGAGGGCAAGCACGGCAACTACAACTTCAACGTCGACACCTATTCCGACGACGCCAGGGGCCAGTGGTTCAACGGCGTCTTCTACCCGTAG
- a CDS encoding VOC family protein, protein MVTGPDFAALQVREVEKAARFFEEHLGLTRAPAAPPGAVVFATEPIPFAVREPLPGLDLDAIERPGAGIALWFRADDAQALHDRLAAAGVPVLRAPENGPFGRMFTFAGPEGYALTVHDG, encoded by the coding sequence ATGGTCACCGGACCGGATTTTGCCGCCCTGCAGGTGCGCGAGGTGGAGAAGGCGGCGCGCTTCTTCGAGGAGCACCTCGGCCTGACCCGGGCGCCCGCCGCCCCGCCGGGAGCGGTGGTCTTCGCGACCGAGCCGATCCCGTTCGCCGTTCGCGAGCCCCTGCCTGGCCTGGACCTCGACGCGATCGAGCGGCCGGGCGCCGGGATCGCGCTGTGGTTCCGCGCGGACGACGCGCAGGCGCTGCACGACCGGCTGGCCGCCGCCGGCGTCCCGGTGCTGCGGGCGCCGGAGAACGGCCCGTTCGGCCGGATGTTCACCTTCGCCGGTCCCGAGGGGTACGCGCTCACCGTGCACGACGGCTGA
- a CDS encoding MarR family winged helix-turn-helix transcriptional regulator — MDDVTERFGYRLKRAAAALRGAMDKALREHDLTVPQYACLELLDQQPGLSNADLARGTFVTRQSMNVVLRGLQADGLITRPATTDHGRALPASLTDAGRERLDRARAAVYAIDQRLTEAVPASRRAQFLADLDRMADAVSPG; from the coding sequence ATGGACGACGTCACCGAGCGCTTCGGGTACCGCCTCAAGCGCGCCGCCGCCGCCCTGCGCGGGGCCATGGACAAGGCGCTGCGCGAACACGACCTGACCGTTCCGCAGTACGCCTGCCTCGAACTGCTCGACCAGCAACCCGGCCTGTCCAACGCCGACCTGGCCAGGGGCACCTTCGTCACCCGGCAGTCGATGAACGTGGTGCTGCGCGGCCTGCAGGCCGACGGCCTGATCACCCGGCCCGCCACCACCGACCACGGGCGCGCGCTGCCCGCGAGCCTCACCGACGCGGGCCGGGAACGCCTCGACCGGGCACGCGCCGCCGTCTACGCGATCGACCAGCGCCTGACCGAAGCCGTTCCGGCGAGCCGCCGCGCGCAGTTCCTCGCCGACCTGGACCGGATGGCGGACGCGGTTTCCCCGGGCTGA
- a CDS encoding GntR family transcriptional regulator, producing MLISVDPSSTVQLADQVAQSVRAGLASGAIRAGDRLPPARQVASALGIGLHTVLRGYQQLRDEGLVELRRGRGAIITEAGESVQAQLGQLAREFIGSVRRIGLDDEQTLELVRHALRGGGVGGPAHTPGRIRP from the coding sequence ATGCTGATCTCGGTCGACCCGTCCTCGACGGTGCAGCTCGCCGACCAGGTCGCGCAGTCGGTGCGCGCGGGACTCGCCAGTGGCGCCATCCGCGCCGGTGACCGGCTGCCCCCGGCGCGGCAGGTGGCTTCCGCGCTCGGCATCGGACTGCACACGGTATTGCGCGGTTATCAGCAGTTGCGCGACGAAGGACTGGTCGAACTGCGACGCGGCCGCGGCGCGATCATCACCGAAGCGGGCGAATCGGTGCAGGCGCAGCTCGGGCAGCTCGCGCGCGAATTCATCGGTTCGGTGCGCCGGATCGGACTGGACGACGAGCAAACCCTGGAATTGGTGCGCCACGCCCTGCGCGGTGGGGGTGTGGGCGGACCCGCCCACACCCCCGGACGCATCAGACCATGA
- a CDS encoding ATP F0F1 synthase subunit C, producing MSNLVLAQAAVDINPGLATIGYGLGVIGPGIGVGLIFSAVINGTARQPEAQSKLMTLAWSTFAIIEVLALIGIVLFFMV from the coding sequence ATGAGCAATCTGGTTCTCGCCCAAGCCGCCGTCGACATCAATCCCGGACTCGCCACCATCGGTTACGGACTGGGCGTCATCGGCCCGGGTATCGGGGTGGGCCTCATCTTTTCCGCCGTCATCAACGGCACCGCGCGTCAGCCGGAAGCGCAGAGCAAGCTGATGACCCTGGCGTGGAGCACTTTCGCCATCATCGAAGTGCTGGCGCTGATCGGCATCGTGTTGTTCTTCATGGTCTGA